In Streptomyces sp. NBC_00341, the DNA window CAACCAGTACACCGGCAACCCGGAGGCCGTCGAACTGAGCTGGCTGCGCGCCGCGTTCGACGAGGCGGACCACCTGTACGGCGACTTCGACACCTACGTGCGCGAGGGGCTGAAGCTCGACGCGGCGACCGTGGAGGCCCTGCGCGCCAAGCTGCTGACCGGCTGACGCGCGGCCGGCGTCACATCAGCACCCGGGGTAGCGGCCGGACGGCCACTCGACCGCGTGCTCGAACTCCAGGGACAGGTCGTCGGCCACCTCTGCGATCACCGCCCGCCCCTCGGTGCGCACCAGCCAGGACGGCGGAAGGTGTACGTCGCCGTGGTGGGCGCCGAGCAGGTTGCCGCAGACGGCGCCGGTGGAGTCGCTGTCGCCCGAGTGGTTGACCGAGAGCAGCAGGGCCTCGCCCACCTGGTCCGCGCGCGGCAGGACCAGCGCGCAGTACACGGCGATGGCGAGCGCCTCCTCCGCCACCCAGCCCGCGCCGAGCGACTCCACCTTCTCCGCGCTCGGCGCTCCCCGGCCGGCCAGCTCGAAGGCCGCCCGGAGCGCGGCGGACGTCTCCTGGTGGCCGGGGTGGCGGGCCAGCAGCTCCATGGCCCGCAGCACGGCGCCGGGCAGCGAGTCGCCCTCCATGAGGTGGGCGACGACCGCCGCGAGCGCACCGGCCGCGTAGGCGCCGGTGAGGTGGCCGTGGGTGATCTGCGCGCACCGGGCGGCCAGCCCGAAGCTCTCGTCCACGGGCCCGCCGGTCAGCCCGAAGGGGGCGGAGCGCATCACCGTGCCGCAGCCCTTGGAGTCGGTGTTGACCGGCCCTGGACTGCCGAGCGGGGCCCTCGGGTCCGGGGTGTGACCGGCCGTGAGCCCGGTCAGGCACGCGTTGCCGGGGGCCCGCCGCGCGTACAGCCAGGGCTGCTCCCTGAGCCAGCCGGTACGGACCAGGTCGTCGCCGCCGCGGGCGGGGGGTGCGGGGTGGTTCTGGGTGTCGAGCCAGCGCAGGTAGGCGTGCCTGATGACCGCGGTCTCGGCGCCGCCGATGCCCTTGGCCATGGCCCGGGAGTGGGCCCTGATCAGGCCCTCCGCGGTGAAGAGCGTCATCTGGGTGTCGTCCGTGACGCGCCCGGTGACCCCGTCCTCGTCGGCCGTCAGTCCGCGTACGCCCTGCTCGCCGTGGGCCCGCCGGATCCCCGCGAGCGACAGGAACTCCACCGGATTGCCCAGCGCGTCGCCTATCGCCCCGCCCAGCAGACATCCCCGGACCCGGGCCCTTCGGACGGAACCGTTCCCCCACGCCGCACCGCTCATCGCCGGCACCCCACACTCTCTCGTCGGTTCGCCGCGTTCCGCCGTCGCGGGTCCATGCTGGTAGGAGAGGCGATGCCATGCGTACCGGTAGTGAACCGACGACCGCGCGCAGTTCGCTGCGACTGCGGCTCCGGCTGAGTCTATGGGGCCTGGTCTGGACCGTTTCCGGCCCGGCGACGGCCTGACGGCATTCACGCGTCAGCCGTCGAAGCGAGCGGCCCTCAGATACTCCGGGTTGGGGTCGAGAGCCGCCGCGAGCCTGAAGTGGCGGGTGGCCCGTTCCGGATGGCCGGCCCGCTCGAAGGTGCGCGCCAGTGCGAAGTGCGCGAAGGCGTTGTCCGGCTCGCGTTCCAGGACGAGTTCGAATTCGAGCTCGGCGGGGCGCAGTTGGGCCGCCGCGAAGAAGGCGCGGGCGCGCAGCAGCCGGGCCGCCGTGTTCTCCGGGTGCGAGGCGATCACCGAGTCGAGCAGCTTCACGGCACCCCGGGGATCGCGCGCTGCCAGCAGCTGCTCGGCCGCGCGGAAGTCTATGACGTGGGTTTCCGGGTTCCTCTCGGGCACAGTCGCATCCTTCCCTCGGCCACCTCGGTGTGAACGTCGCTCCGGGGCCGGGTATTCCGGTCCGTCAGCCCGCCTCGGCCCGCCGCACCAGCTCCGACCAGACCTCGCGGACCTGCGGGGCCAGTGCCTCGACCGGTCCGTCGTTGTCGATGACCAGGTCCGCGACGGCGAGCCGCTCCTCGCGGGTGGCCTGCGCGGCCATCCGGGCCCGCGCGTCCGCCTCCGTCATCCCGCGCAGCCGCACGAGCCGGTCGAGCTGGGTCGCGGGAGCTGCGTCCACGACAATGACCAGGTCGTACAGGGGTGCGAGGCCGTTCTCCGTGAGGAGGGGCACGTCGTGGACGACCACGGAGCCGGTGCCCGCGGCCCGCTCCAGCTCTGCGGAGCGGGCGCCGACCAGCGGGTGGACGATCGCGTTGAGGGCGGCCAGCCGTGCGGTGTCGGAGAAGACGATCGAGCCGAGCTTCGGCCGGTCCAGGGTGCCGTCCGGGGCGAGGATCCCGGTGCCGAACTCCTCGACGAGAGCGGCGAGCCCGGGGGTGCCGGGTTCGACGACCTCGCGGGCGATCCGGTCGGCGTCGACGAGGACGGCTCCGTGGCCGACGAGCAGCGCGGACACTTCGCTCTTGCCGGCGCCGATTCCACCGGTCAGGCCCACTTTCAGCATGGCGGCAGCCTAAGGCCTGGCGTCAGACCGCCGTCTGCCGGGCCCGCGGGGACGGAGCGGCCGTCCCGCGTCGCCGCGGTGGAGCGGCGGCCGGACGCGGGACGGCCGTGGGACCGGTGGTCAGCTGTCGCCCTCCCGCTCGGCCAGGAAGCGTTCGAATTCGAGGCCGATCTCGTCGGCGGACGGCAGGTCCACCGGTTCCGCGACCAGATTGCCCCGGGTCTCGGCACCCGCCACCGCGTCGTACTGGTGCTCCAGGCCCTCGACCAGCGAGACGAGTTCTTCGTCGCCCTGCCCGATCTGGCGGTCGATCTCCGTCTGGGTGCGGTGCGCCTCTGTGCGCAGTGCGTGGGCGATGGCCGGCAGGACCAGTCCGGTCGCGGCGGTGATCGACTCCAGCGCGGTGAGCGCGGCGTCGGGGTAGGCGGAGCGGGCGACGTAGTGCGGCACGTGGGTGGCGACACCCAGCACGTCGTGTCCGGCCTCCATCAGCCGGTACTCGACCAGGGCCTCCGCGGAACCGGGCACCTGCGCCTCGTCGAACGGGCTGCGGTGGCCGGGCATGAGGTCGGTGCGGTTGCCGTGCGGGGTGATGCCGACGGGGCGGGTGTGCGGGACGCCCATCGGGATGCCGTGGAAGTTGACCGCGAGGCGGACACCGAGCCGTTCGACGATCTGCTCGACGGCGGCGGCGAACCTCTCCCACTCCACGTCGGGCTCCGGCCCGGACAGCAGCAGGAACGGCGCCCCGGTGGCGTCCTGGACCACCCGGA includes these proteins:
- a CDS encoding tetratricopeptide repeat protein, whose product is MPERNPETHVIDFRAAEQLLAARDPRGAVKLLDSVIASHPENTAARLLRARAFFAAAQLRPAELEFELVLEREPDNAFAHFALARTFERAGHPERATRHFRLAAALDPNPEYLRAARFDG
- a CDS encoding PAC2 family protein — encoded protein: MADPQSLYEWDPKGLAVVDMALAQESAGLVMLYHLEGYIDAGETGEQIVDGLLESLPHQVVARFDHDRLVDYRARRPLLTFRRDRWTSYETPTLDVRVVQDATGAPFLLLSGPEPDVEWERFAAAVEQIVERLGVRLAVNFHGIPMGVPHTRPVGITPHGNRTDLMPGHRSPFDEAQVPGSAEALVEYRLMEAGHDVLGVATHVPHYVARSAYPDAALTALESITAATGLVLPAIAHALRTEAHRTQTEIDRQIGQGDEELVSLVEGLEHQYDAVAGAETRGNLVAEPVDLPSADEIGLEFERFLAEREGDS
- a CDS encoding ADP-ribosylglycohydrolase family protein — protein: MSGAAWGNGSVRRARVRGCLLGGAIGDALGNPVEFLSLAGIRRAHGEQGVRGLTADEDGVTGRVTDDTQMTLFTAEGLIRAHSRAMAKGIGGAETAVIRHAYLRWLDTQNHPAPPARGGDDLVRTGWLREQPWLYARRAPGNACLTGLTAGHTPDPRAPLGSPGPVNTDSKGCGTVMRSAPFGLTGGPVDESFGLAARCAQITHGHLTGAYAAGALAAVVAHLMEGDSLPGAVLRAMELLARHPGHQETSAALRAAFELAGRGAPSAEKVESLGAGWVAEEALAIAVYCALVLPRADQVGEALLLSVNHSGDSDSTGAVCGNLLGAHHGDVHLPPSWLVRTEGRAVIAEVADDLSLEFEHAVEWPSGRYPGC
- the coaE gene encoding dephospho-CoA kinase, coding for MLKVGLTGGIGAGKSEVSALLVGHGAVLVDADRIAREVVEPGTPGLAALVEEFGTGILAPDGTLDRPKLGSIVFSDTARLAALNAIVHPLVGARSAELERAAGTGSVVVHDVPLLTENGLAPLYDLVIVVDAAPATQLDRLVRLRGMTEADARARMAAQATREERLAVADLVIDNDGPVEALAPQVREVWSELVRRAEAG